The genomic interval ATGCTTCTCCAGCATCTTCGCACTCTTGAGAAAGCGCGAATAGGCGTGACTCATAGCCAATACAAAACCATAGAGCCCACCGGTGATATGCCGTTTAAAGAGGTAAGCCTTGAGAAAATCGAAGGGAAAAGCGAACAGCAGACGTAGCGCTAACGACGATTATCAAGATAGTTGTCCAATTCTCTACGCTGCTTCGTCTCTAATTCCAGCTCCTCTCGAGTCCTGATTCTCCGGGTTCAGCCATACTTCACCGACTGGCGTCCAGTTCCGTGTTTCTCTACTCCAACGCTCTGGGTTTCGTTGCTTTGCAGCTTCGTAGACCGTCTCCCGATTCGCAAGAATCGACAGCTCCACACCACTATGACGTTGGGCGGGTGTCACGAACTGAATCCCGCTGTGACGGTGCTCTTCGTTATACCAGCGAATGAAATTGTAAACCCAGTCACGCGCAGCATCTAAGCTCTCAAACGGTTTCGACGGAAATGCCGGTGTGTATTTCATTGTCCCAAACAAACTCTCAGAATAGGGGTTGTCGTTGCTCACCGAAGGGCGACTGAATGACGGCACTACACCCAACTTTTGCAGTGTCGCCAGCATGGTTGCACCTTTCATCGGTGATCCATTATCAGAGTGAAGCACCAGCCCACGTTCATGGATACCCTCCGTCAGGCAGGCTTTACGGATCAACAGCGAGGCATTATCAGCTGTCTCATTTTCGTGGATTTCCCACCCGACAATCTTGCGGCTGTAGATGTCCATCACTAGGTAAAGCCTGTAGAACATTCCGGTGATGGTCGTTGCCAAGAATGTGATATCCCAACTCCATACCTGATTCGGGGCTGTAGCCTTGTAAGCCGCTGGCTTGCTCACTCGCCTCGGTGCTTGCACTCTCCCACGGCGATGCAACTGATCTTCCTCCTTCAGTACCCTGTAAAAGCTGGACTCGGAAGCGATATAGGTGTCTTTGTCGGCCAGTGCCGGTACGATCTGTGATGGCGGTAGGCTTTGGTATGCTTCCTCATTACACGTCTCCAGGATTCGCTGTCGCTCCTCCGGTTTCAGTTTGTTCGCGGGCTCTGGGCGTTTAACATCCGGTCGGCCATCGGCATTGACCGCATCACCATCAGTCCAGCGCTTATAGGTGCGCAGACTGATCTCCAGTACCTCGCAGGCTTTTTGCGCTGATGCACCGGCACCTACCGCTTCTTCGATCAATTCAACAGCTCTACGGCGATCTGGGACATTGATCATTCTTCCTCTCCGTCCCCCCAGATCGCCTGGGCTTTTTTTCTCAGAACCAGTAGGGCTGCGGTTTCAGCTAGCGCTTTCTCTTTGCGGTTAAGATCTCGCTCCAACTCTTTGATCCGCTTCTCATCCACTTTACGGATATCCTTTAACCGCTTGTTCTGATTTCGATCCCAGTCATTCGCTTGTTCACAGGCTTCTCGCCACTCACCGATCTGTTCGGCATACAGTCCACGCTCACGACAGTAAGCGGATAGCTCAGCCTCATTCATTGGTGCAGTCTCAACAACCGCTGTGAACTTATCTGTGGCACTCCATCCGGTGGGAGTGCTGTCTCCATCAGGCATCAATCGCCCTTCAGCACGGGCTGCTTTTCTCCAGTTGTACAGCGTGCCTTCGCAGATCCCTTCCTCCTTGGATATCTCTGGTATCGTTTTATTGTTCGGCGGCAGCATCTTTTTCAGTACCGATTCTTTCCGCTCTTTTGGATAACCCATTTATTGCTCTCTATGCCCACTCTCATTGGTTATTGAAGTCCCATCCTACCGGGTGGACAACTATCCTGACAGAGGGGGCTAATACCCAGTAAGGCTTCAGCCGCTGCTCACTCGCCTGCAGGCTGGTGTAGCGGTTGAACTTGTCCACATAGTGGCCAACATCGGGAGAAGAGTAGTGCAGACAGGGCGCCTGCAACCGCCCCACATCACCCTCCCGCTCGGGGGTGATCGCATCCCAGGTGGGGTGATCGGGGAAGCG from Candidatus Sedimenticola sp. (ex Thyasira tokunagai) carries:
- a CDS encoding IS3 family transposase (programmed frameshift), with translation MGYPKERKESVLKKMLPPNNKTIPEISKEEGICEGTLYNWRKAARAEGRLMPDGDSTPTGWSATDKFTAVVETAPMNEAELSAYCRERGLYAEQIGEWREACEQANDWDRNQNKRLKDIRKVDEKRIKELERDLNRKEKALAETAALLVLRKKAQANLGGRRGRMINVPDRRRAVELIEEAVGAGASAQKACEVLEISLRTYKRWTDGDAVNADGRPDVKRPEPANKLKPEERQRILETCNEEAYQSLPPSQIVPALADKDTYIASESSFYRVLKEEDQLHRRGRVQAPRRVSKPAAYKATAPNQVWSWDITFLATTITGMFYRLYLVMDIYSRKIVGWEIHENETADNASLLIRKACLTEGIHERGLVLHSDNGSPMKGATMLATLQKLGVVPSFSRPSVSNDNPYSESLFGTMKYTPAFPSKPFESLDAARDWVYNFIRWYNEEHRHSGIQFVTPAQRHSGVELSILANRETVYEAAKQRNPERWSRETRNWTPVGEVWLNPENQDSRGAGIRDEAA